One Microbacterium marinum genomic window carries:
- a CDS encoding DEAD/DEAH box helicase family protein: protein MSEPADGGHFGSFAAEHLSPAFPQRAPWGTAQNLRAWQAEALEQYFDADGPEGVGRGPRDFLAAATPGAGKTTFALRLASELMRRGVIDRIIVVAPTEHLKTQWADAAARVSIRLDPRFSNKHYAPARHYHGVAVTYAQVAVKASVHERLVLDSRALVILDEVHHGGDALSWGDALREAYGRATRRLLLSGTPFRSDTAPIPFVEYHPNSKGIRISRTDYNYGYGRALADGVVRPVLFHVYAGQMRWRTKAGDEYEAHLGQDNTKDINSQAWRTALDPQGDWIPAVLRSADRRLSEVRQDVPDAGGLIIATDQTAARAYAAILRDITGEAATVVLSDDKAASGRIETFAQSTTRWMVAVRMVSEGVDVPRLAIGVYATSASTPLFFAQAIGRFVRARRRGEAASVFLPNVPQLLALANEMERERDHALDRESDGEDSLEDDLLAEAEREDKASDALTEEFSYQALGSVAHFDRVLYDGKEFGQLAVPGTLEEEEFLGIPGLLEPEHVHELLMQRQSRQTRHRHAREAQEQKTGLPANEVEATLPPALHRTLREQRQLLNSLVGLYARQSGEPHGSVHAELRRVCGGPEVARATVAQLQARIDVLRRRVHS from the coding sequence GTGTCCGAACCCGCCGACGGCGGACACTTCGGCAGCTTCGCCGCCGAGCACCTCTCCCCGGCCTTCCCGCAGCGCGCCCCGTGGGGAACCGCGCAGAACCTCCGCGCCTGGCAGGCCGAGGCGCTCGAGCAGTACTTCGACGCGGACGGGCCTGAGGGCGTGGGGCGGGGGCCGCGCGACTTCCTGGCCGCGGCGACCCCGGGTGCAGGCAAGACGACCTTCGCGCTCCGTCTCGCGAGCGAGCTCATGCGACGCGGGGTCATCGACCGGATCATCGTCGTCGCTCCGACCGAGCACCTGAAGACGCAGTGGGCGGATGCCGCGGCGCGCGTCTCCATCCGCCTCGACCCCCGCTTCAGCAACAAGCACTACGCGCCGGCCCGGCACTATCACGGCGTCGCGGTCACCTACGCGCAGGTGGCGGTGAAGGCGTCGGTGCACGAGCGTCTCGTGCTGGACTCCCGCGCCCTGGTGATCCTCGATGAGGTTCATCACGGTGGCGACGCGCTCAGCTGGGGCGACGCGCTGCGGGAGGCGTATGGGCGGGCGACGCGACGCCTGCTGCTGTCGGGCACGCCGTTCCGCAGTGACACGGCGCCGATCCCGTTCGTCGAGTACCACCCGAACAGCAAGGGCATCCGCATCTCGCGGACGGATTACAACTACGGCTACGGGCGCGCGCTCGCCGACGGCGTTGTCCGTCCCGTCCTCTTCCACGTGTACGCGGGCCAGATGCGCTGGCGCACCAAGGCGGGGGACGAGTACGAAGCCCACCTCGGGCAGGACAACACGAAGGACATCAACTCGCAGGCCTGGCGCACCGCGCTCGATCCGCAGGGTGACTGGATTCCCGCCGTCCTGCGCTCCGCCGACCGTCGGCTCAGCGAGGTCCGCCAGGACGTGCCCGACGCCGGCGGGCTCATCATCGCGACCGACCAGACGGCGGCACGGGCGTACGCGGCGATTCTGCGGGACATCACCGGCGAGGCGGCGACCGTCGTGCTCTCGGACGACAAGGCGGCGTCGGGTCGGATCGAGACCTTCGCGCAGTCGACCACCCGCTGGATGGTGGCCGTCCGGATGGTGTCGGAGGGCGTCGACGTCCCGCGACTGGCGATCGGCGTGTACGCGACGAGCGCCTCGACGCCGCTGTTCTTCGCGCAGGCCATCGGCCGCTTCGTTCGGGCCCGGCGCCGAGGCGAAGCGGCATCCGTGTTCCTTCCGAACGTCCCGCAGCTGCTCGCGCTCGCGAACGAGATGGAGCGCGAGCGCGACCACGCCCTCGATCGCGAGAGCGACGGGGAGGACTCGCTCGAGGACGACCTCCTGGCGGAGGCGGAGCGGGAGGACAAGGCCTCCGATGCGCTGACGGAGGAGTTCAGCTACCAGGCGCTCGGGTCGGTGGCGCACTTCGACCGGGTCCTCTACGACGGCAAGGAGTTCGGCCAGCTGGCCGTTCCCGGAACGCTCGAGGAGGAGGAGTTCCTCGGAATCCCGGGTCTGCTCGAGCCCGAGCACGTCCACGAGCTCCTCATGCAGCGCCAGTCCCGGCAGACCCGCCACCGCCACGCGCGGGAGGCGCAGGAGCAGAAGACCGGGCTCCCCGCGAACGAGGTCGAGGCGACGCTCCCGCCCGCCCTCCACCGAACCCTGCGCGAGCAGCGGCAGCTGCTGAACAGCCTCGTGGGCCTGTACGCGCGGCAGAGCGGCGAACCCCACGGCTCGGTGCACGCCGAGCTCCGTCGGGTCTGCGGCGGGCCCGAGGTCGCCCGCGCGACGGTCGCCCAGCTGCAGGCGCGCATCGATGTCCTCCGCCGCCGCGTCCACTCCTGA
- a CDS encoding SGNH/GDSL hydrolase family protein, whose product MRNNEPATDENRTPYVPNATAHPWRRMVSLGDSFTEGIGDPEPSLPGGHRGWADRVAEVLSAQVDDFAYANLAVRGRLIGQIVDGQVEPALALKPDLVTFSAGGNDVIRPGGDPDAVAELFEDAVARLSSQGATVVVFTGIDTAFTPVFRGIRGRVAIYNENIRAIADRYDCIVADQWALKEVQDMRFFDDDRLHMNALGHHEVARMVLRALNVPNDLQAMQPDPLPSTTWRAARGNDLIWAREYLVPWVLRRLRHQSSGDTITAKRPEALPVMYRRPEPSDAD is encoded by the coding sequence ATGCGAAACAACGAGCCGGCGACCGACGAGAACCGCACCCCGTACGTCCCGAATGCGACGGCCCACCCGTGGCGACGCATGGTGTCCCTCGGAGATTCGTTCACGGAGGGCATCGGCGATCCCGAGCCCTCCCTCCCCGGCGGCCACCGCGGGTGGGCCGACCGTGTCGCCGAAGTCCTCTCCGCGCAGGTGGACGACTTCGCGTACGCGAACCTCGCCGTCCGCGGCCGCCTGATCGGGCAGATCGTCGACGGGCAGGTCGAACCCGCGCTCGCGCTCAAGCCCGACCTGGTGACCTTCTCCGCCGGTGGAAACGACGTCATCCGCCCGGGCGGTGACCCCGACGCGGTGGCCGAGCTGTTCGAGGATGCCGTCGCGCGGCTGTCCTCGCAGGGCGCCACCGTCGTCGTGTTCACCGGCATCGACACCGCCTTCACCCCGGTCTTCCGCGGCATCCGCGGCCGGGTCGCGATCTACAACGAGAACATCCGGGCGATCGCGGACCGGTACGACTGCATCGTGGCCGACCAGTGGGCGCTCAAAGAGGTCCAGGACATGCGGTTCTTCGACGACGACCGCCTCCACATGAACGCGCTCGGACACCACGAGGTCGCCCGCATGGTCCTGCGGGCGCTGAACGTGCCGAACGACCTGCAGGCCATGCAGCCCGACCCGCTGCCGTCGACGACGTGGCGTGCGGCGCGCGGCAACGACCTGATCTGGGCGCGGGAGTACCTGGTGCCCTGGGTCCTGCGCCGCCTCCGCCACCAGTCGTCGGGAGACACGATCACCGCGAAGCGGCCTGAAGCGCTGCCGGTGATGTACCGACGCCCGGAGCCCTCTGACGCCGACTGA